In Calliopsis andreniformis isolate RMS-2024a chromosome 6, iyCalAndr_principal, whole genome shotgun sequence, a single genomic region encodes these proteins:
- the Psf3 gene encoding DNA replication complex GINS protein PSF3, producing the protein MACCQSYSPDYFAINDILCTEERVSCKIEVKLPGLGFLDTSSQSGDLTIGMKVEFPLWLAESLASLHNPVVSIDVPKIYKEGYREILEADADAVVLSKWNLYFYELGMHVQKFSNRDSEYIKESLLQTFKSRFRVVMDWAQNPISDPTLGNQLPRLERDLFLSGRKAKVRLLEWLKMGTNSILPSEITANLKKRKRSDYERD; encoded by the exons ATGGCATGCTGTCAAAGTTATAGCCCCGATTATTTTGCTATAAATGATATTTTATGCACAGAAGAACGAGTATCATGTAAAATTGAAGTTAAGTTACCTGGACTAG GGTTCTTGGATACTTCATCCCAATCTGGGGATTTAACTATAGGAATGAAAGTGGAATTTCCACTATGGCTAGCAGAATCATTGGCCAGTTTGCACAATCCTGTAGTTAGTATTGATGTACCAAAAATTTATAAAGAAGGATACAG AGAAATTTTAGAAGCAGATGCAGATGCAGTTGTTTTAAGCAAATGGAATCTTTACTTTTATGAATTAGGAATGCATGTACAGAAATTCAGTAACAGGGATTCCGAATACATAAAAGAAAGCTTATTACAG ACATTTAAATCTCGATTTCGAGTAGTCATGGATTGGGCACAAAATCCAATATCTGATCCCACATTGGGAAATCAACTTCCACGTCTCGAACGGGATCTATTTCTAAGCGGGCGGAAAGCTAAAGTCCGGTTGTTAGAATGGTTAAAAATGGGTACTAACAGTATTCTACCTTCTGAAATTACAGCGAATTTAAAGAAACGAAAACGTTCTGACTATGAACGTGATTGA